The Coffea arabica cultivar ET-39 chromosome 3c, Coffea Arabica ET-39 HiFi, whole genome shotgun sequence genome contains a region encoding:
- the LOC113735957 gene encoding uncharacterized protein, translating to MKQCNLNLEEEGVKRKLQLQELEEIRNEAHENATIYKDKSKIFHDQQVSRKAFVVGEKVILYHSRLKLFPVEIQNLKMEKKFVVNGHRLKPYYEGFSVKKVEVIHLKDLIYLV from the exons ATGAAGCAGTGCAACTTGAACCTTGAAGAAGAGGGGGTCAAGAGGAAATTGCAGCTACAAGAATTGGAAGAAATTAGAAATGAGGCACACGAGAATGCCACAATTTACAAGGACAAGAGCAAAATCTTCCATGATCAGCAAGTCTCAAGAAAAGCGTTTGTAGTGGGGGAAAAAGTCATCTTGTATCATTCGAGACTTAAACTCTTTCCCG tggagatcCAGAATTTAAAGATGGAAAAAAAGTTCGTGGTGAATGGCCATCGTCTCAAGCCTTATTATGAAGGATTCTCTGTTAAGAAAGTTGAAGTCATACACCTCAAGGATCTGATTTATCTTGTTTGA